A genome region from Mastacembelus armatus chromosome 8, fMasArm1.2, whole genome shotgun sequence includes the following:
- the grap2a gene encoding GRB2-related adapter protein 2a — translation MEAKGKYDFTATADDELSFRKGDILKILSPQDEWYKAEMNGQEGYIPQNYIEMQTPRWFQENASRSAAEELLRNKDVGDFVIRGSQSSPGDFSISVKHESDVQHFKVMRDNKGQYFLWSEKFTSLNKLVEFYKTSSISKTREIYLNDGSSDSRSPSMAQSVKRGSLPEQRKASGGLAASPRRASDQPPNQLAKRTGLEERAHTIGYTGRSSPVSSAHPPRRTSETMPLPQRSSTMQVKALYDFTAEEGDELGFCAGDVIEVLDRSDQSWWKGRLQGKTGLFPANYTIQL, via the exons ATGGAAGCCAAAGGAAAGTATGACTTTACTGCAACAGCAGACGACGAGCTCAGCTTCAGAAAGGGTGATATACTTAAG ATTTTAAGTCCACAAGATGAGTGGTATAAGGCAGAGATGAACGGACAGGAAGGATACATACCACAAAACTACATTGAAATGCAGACTCCAAG atgGTTTCAGGAGAACGCCAGTCGCAGCGCTGCAGAGGAACTCCTGAGGAATAAAGACGTGGGAGACTTTGTGATTCGAGGGTCCCAGAGCTCTCCTGGAGACTTTTCCATCTCTGTCAA ACATGAGAGTGATGTTCAGCACTTCAAAGTGATGAGGGACAACAAAGGGCAGTACTTCCTGTGGTCTGAGAAGTTCACCTCCCTAAACAAGCTGGTGGAGTTTTATAAAACCAGCTCCATCTCTAAGACCAGAGAGATCTACCTCAACGATGGCAGCTCGGACAGCAGGAGCCCCTCCATGGCCCAGTCG GTGAAGAGAGGAAGTTTGCCTGAACAGCGTAAAGCAAGCGGAGGCCTCGCCGCTTCGCCGCGCAGAGCTTCAGATCAGCCTCCCAACCAGCTG gCTAAGAGAACAGGTCTAGAAGAGCGAGCTCACACCATTGGTTACACAGGAAGAAGCAGCCCCGTCAGTTCTGCTCATCCCCCCCGCCGCACATCTGAAACCATGCCTCTGCCTCAG AGGTCATCCACGATGCAGGTGAAGGCTCTGTATGATTTCACCGCAGAGGAAGGCGACGAACTCGGTTTCTGCGCCGGAGACGTCATCGAAGTGCTGGATCGCTCTGACCAGTCGTGGTGGAAAGGGAGGCTGCAGGGGAAAACTGGGCTGTTTCCTGCAAACTACACAATACAGTTGTGA